Proteins co-encoded in one Terriglobales bacterium genomic window:
- the phoU gene encoding phosphate signaling complex protein PhoU, which yields MPAAIIRKPIVESSVTPKRGLDSSQALVPFLSRMAQTVRSNVETVIDALLKHNVQMARTVIMSESTINAMECVIDENAVRALVGRAVQEDEARLVIATVKINNDLERMGDLAVSIAKRVISLAEMPPVETPPELIAMAQPVKAMTQKSLGALLSHDLVAATEVLESEDLVDEYRDKVYQRLLAAMEATPKKVQPNFQLLLASRYLERIADHCTNIAEDIFYWVRGVDVRHGKTHLSDSIKRGEY from the coding sequence ATGCCGGCGGCGATCATCCGCAAACCTATTGTGGAATCCAGCGTTACGCCCAAGCGCGGCTTGGATAGCTCGCAGGCCCTGGTTCCATTTCTTTCCCGGATGGCCCAAACCGTCCGTTCCAACGTGGAAACCGTGATTGATGCCTTGCTGAAACACAATGTACAAATGGCGCGCACGGTCATCATGAGTGAATCGACCATCAATGCCATGGAGTGCGTAATTGATGAGAACGCTGTTCGTGCGTTGGTTGGACGGGCCGTGCAGGAAGACGAAGCCCGGCTGGTGATTGCAACCGTAAAAATCAATAACGACCTGGAGCGCATGGGAGATCTCGCGGTCAGTATTGCCAAGCGTGTTATTTCGCTGGCCGAGATGCCCCCGGTGGAGACCCCGCCTGAACTTATCGCCATGGCCCAGCCTGTGAAGGCCATGACCCAGAAGAGCCTGGGGGCGCTGCTGAGCCACGACTTGGTGGCAGCGACTGAGGTCCTGGAAAGCGAAGATCTGGTGGATGAGTACCGCGACAAGGTTTATCAGCGGCTGTTGGCTGCCATGGAGGCTACACCCAAGAAAGTGCAGCCTAACTTCCAGCTTTTGCTGGCGTCGCGCTATCTGGAGCGCATCGCCGACCATTGCACCAATATTGCCGAAGACATCTTCTATTGGGTGCGCGGCGTGGATGTCCGCCACGGCAAGACGCACCTGAGTGACTCTATAAAAAGAGGAGAATACTAG
- a CDS encoding PhoU domain-containing protein encodes MEKPPSSEITALEVTAPSQIVALTREACHLTRVAVGEATNSLAKGSRESFQAVKEAEEKLDFLDREIDKSVTATITTVSPDQARELLACMKLMIDLERIGDLTLSFTVRAEAVRDRLEMEDVSQLIKMGSILEKMLGDILQAFLNRDLECAVGVLRADSEIDRLRNLLVIAHLEHASGPESIQVIFMAQALERAGDHAKNLAEEICHLLSGHSVRHLLMARNKPYEQMFLEHLRTHYATKTTPPEHPQNRM; translated from the coding sequence ATGGAAAAGCCACCTTCTTCAGAGATCACCGCGTTAGAGGTAACCGCACCTTCGCAAATTGTTGCTCTGACGCGCGAGGCATGTCATCTTACCCGGGTTGCTGTCGGGGAGGCGACAAATAGTTTGGCCAAGGGATCGCGCGAGTCTTTCCAGGCGGTCAAAGAGGCCGAGGAGAAGCTGGATTTTCTGGATCGTGAGATTGATAAGAGCGTTACAGCAACCATTACTACAGTATCTCCAGATCAGGCCCGTGAGTTGCTGGCTTGCATGAAGCTGATGATTGATCTGGAGCGCATTGGTGACCTGACGTTGAGCTTTACCGTGCGCGCCGAAGCGGTACGTGATCGCCTGGAAATGGAGGATGTAAGCCAGCTTATTAAGATGGGCTCCATTCTAGAGAAAATGCTGGGCGATATTTTGCAGGCCTTCCTGAACCGAGACCTCGAATGTGCAGTTGGCGTCTTGCGCGCCGACTCGGAAATTGACCGCTTGCGCAACCTCCTGGTGATCGCACATCTTGAGCATGCCTCGGGTCCCGAGAGCATTCAGGTAATCTTCATGGCCCAGGCGCTGGAGCGCGCCGGCGACCACGCCAAGAATTTAGCTGAAGAGATATGCCATCTTTTAAGTGGGCACTCTGTCCGCCACCTGTTAATGGCGCGAAATAAGCCCTATGAGCAAATGTTCCTGGAGCACCTGCGCACTCACTACGCGACCAAGACGACCCCGCCAGAGCACCCGCAAAACCGAATGTAA
- a CDS encoding response regulator transcription factor, producing the protein MARPDFIDSTSYVVNPATEDTIHFVKQAIFVVEDDQDIAQLVRHHLESAGFAVRVYPRVSSVLTEAEQLRPCLFLLDIMVPGGDGLDLCRQIRQNASLRVIPVIFLTARSSEADRVLGLELGADDYISKPFSPREMVARVKAVLRRFERPLAPSVVEAGDIRIDSGAMLLTVRSKPVSTTATEFRLLDYFARHAGRVFTRDQILDAVWRETQFVTPRSVDVYVRKLREKIERDPENPRYLRTVRGAGYRFEVPK; encoded by the coding sequence TTGGCCCGCCCTGACTTTATTGATTCGACATCTTATGTTGTGAATCCTGCCACTGAAGATACAATACACTTTGTGAAGCAGGCCATCTTCGTAGTGGAAGATGATCAGGATATTGCCCAACTGGTGCGGCATCATTTGGAATCCGCCGGCTTTGCAGTCCGTGTTTATCCCCGGGTGAGCTCTGTTTTGACTGAAGCAGAGCAGCTTCGCCCGTGCCTATTTCTATTGGATATCATGGTACCCGGGGGCGACGGCTTAGATTTGTGCCGCCAGATTCGCCAGAATGCATCATTGCGGGTAATTCCGGTTATTTTTCTGACTGCAAGAAGCAGTGAGGCTGACCGGGTGCTGGGCCTGGAGTTGGGTGCCGACGATTACATCAGCAAGCCCTTCAGCCCACGCGAGATGGTGGCGCGAGTGAAGGCGGTTTTGCGGCGCTTCGAGCGTCCGCTGGCGCCCTCGGTGGTGGAGGCAGGCGATATCCGGATTGATTCCGGAGCCATGCTGCTTACTGTGCGCAGCAAGCCCGTTTCCACTACGGCTACAGAGTTTCGTCTGCTCGACTATTTTGCACGCCATGCCGGCAGAGTTTTCACCCGCGACCAGATTCTTGACGCCGTTTGGCGAGAGACGCAGTTTGTCACGCCCCGTTCGGTGGATGTTTACGTGCGCAAGTTGCGTGAAAAGATTGAGCGCGATCCGGAAAATCCGCGTTATCTGCGCACCGTGCGCGGGGCAGGGTATCGTTTTGAGGTTCCTAAGTGA
- a CDS encoding ATP-binding protein: MKSKVFGKLLAAFLLVIATTTITLDLTLRRDWENSLQREITASLTQKTHLFAARVQHDKTLPLVQLVQEEATAAGARATVIDSSGKVLADSEANPDTMENHATRPEFIAALQGQTGSNIRTSHTLGIDFLYVAAPIPGGAVRLAYPLSSIQADIAQVRRRILWASVLAVLAAMIFAGLMAHSIARRLRRVVLFAEQIAAGDLSARVAEFSHDEIAQVGSSLDRTARKLEESFSALERSRSELETLLNSIQDAVIAVSSGRHTQWVNGAMVRLVGRNVRPGSPLTDVLRDPAALRAIEESISSRQVRSARAVSISPGRMYSVTAAPMSGGGAVAVLHDMTEIERVEKTRRDFIANVSHELRTPLTSVQGYTETLLDAVPQSEVRTREFLEVIRKNADRMARLTNDLLTLARVESGEQKMEFQPVEARALLEDALTNFHDLTQGINFHVDLENCPAVVVAADRHAILQVFSNLIENAVKYAHSGSEVKIGARETPDGAEFYVRDFGPGIASEHLPRIFERFYRVDKARSKETGGTGLGLAIVKHIILNHGGSVRVESQLNRGSTFFFGLLRSAEELPAEEIHHKFTVS, from the coding sequence GTGAAGAGTAAGGTATTCGGCAAATTACTGGCTGCATTTTTGCTGGTGATTGCCACTACCACCATAACCCTGGATTTGACTCTACGGCGCGATTGGGAAAATTCTCTCCAACGCGAGATTACCGCCTCCCTTACACAAAAAACCCACCTTTTTGCTGCGCGTGTACAACATGATAAGACCCTTCCTCTTGTGCAGTTGGTACAAGAAGAAGCCACCGCGGCCGGGGCCCGCGCTACTGTGATTGATTCTTCGGGCAAGGTTCTGGCCGATTCCGAGGCGAACCCAGACACCATGGAAAACCACGCCACACGTCCCGAGTTCATTGCGGCCCTGCAGGGGCAGACGGGAAGCAATATCCGCACCAGTCACACTCTGGGAATTGACTTTCTTTACGTAGCGGCGCCTATTCCCGGCGGGGCTGTCCGGCTTGCCTATCCTCTATCTAGTATTCAAGCGGATATTGCCCAGGTTCGGCGACGGATCTTGTGGGCCTCCGTGCTCGCTGTTTTAGCTGCCATGATTTTTGCGGGTCTAATGGCGCACTCCATTGCGCGCCGTTTGCGGCGCGTGGTTCTGTTTGCCGAGCAGATTGCAGCCGGTGACCTCTCCGCGCGTGTGGCGGAGTTCTCCCATGATGAGATCGCCCAGGTAGGCAGCTCCCTGGACCGCACGGCCCGCAAATTGGAAGAGAGCTTTAGTGCATTAGAACGCAGCCGCAGCGAGCTTGAGACCCTACTCAACAGTATCCAGGACGCCGTGATTGCGGTTTCTTCCGGCCGCCACACGCAGTGGGTAAATGGTGCGATGGTGCGGCTTGTCGGCAGAAATGTGCGCCCGGGCTCGCCGCTTACCGACGTATTGCGCGATCCCGCAGCTCTGCGCGCCATTGAAGAGAGTATCTCTTCCCGCCAGGTACGCAGCGCTCGGGCAGTTTCCATTTCTCCTGGACGAATGTACAGTGTCACCGCTGCTCCGATGTCTGGCGGAGGAGCGGTCGCGGTACTGCACGACATGACCGAGATCGAACGCGTGGAGAAGACCCGGCGAGACTTCATCGCCAACGTTTCGCACGAACTGCGTACGCCCCTGACTTCCGTCCAGGGCTATACCGAGACCCTGTTGGATGCGGTCCCTCAATCGGAAGTCAGGACGCGTGAATTTCTCGAAGTGATACGTAAAAATGCCGACCGCATGGCCCGTCTTACCAACGATCTGCTTACCCTGGCGCGGGTAGAATCCGGTGAACAGAAGATGGAATTTCAACCGGTTGAAGCGCGCGCTTTGCTGGAAGACGCGCTTACCAATTTCCACGACCTCACACAAGGAATCAATTTTCACGTGGATTTGGAGAATTGCCCGGCGGTGGTCGTGGCCGCCGATCGCCACGCTATCCTCCAGGTATTTTCCAATCTCATTGAAAATGCCGTGAAGTATGCGCATTCGGGATCTGAGGTCAAGATCGGCGCACGGGAAACCCCGGATGGAGCGGAATTCTACGTGCGTGATTTCGGTCCGGGAATCGCTTCTGAGCATCTGCCACGCATCTTCGAGCGCTTTTATCGCGTGGATAAAGCCCGCTCAAAAGAGACCGGAGGCACCGGCCTGGGACTCGCCATCGTGAAGCACATCATCCTCAATCACGGGGGCAGCGTACGCGTCGAAAGCCAACTGAACCGTGGTTCAACCTTCTTTTTTGGCCTTCTGCGTTCGGCAGAGGAATTGCCTGCTGAGGAAATTCATCACAAATTCACGGTTTCTTAA
- the pstS gene encoding phosphate ABC transporter substrate-binding protein PstS, translated as MMIRRLTFVLCMTLLVCSWTVAQTTLNGAGATFPNPIYSKWFSEYHNEHPDVQINYQPIGSGGGIRQVLAGTVDFGASDGPMTDEQLSQAKTKIYHIPTVLGAVVPIYNLAGVTTDLKFTPDILAGIFLGKITAWNDPAIAKINPGVKFPNEAILVVHRSEGSGTTYCFTDYLSKVSPEWNSGPGKGAAPKWPVGLGAKGSEGVAGMVRQSEGAIGYVELIYAVQNNIAYGSVKNAAGSFVKGSLEGVTTAAASVKNMPADFRVSITNAPGKNAYPISTFTWLLIPAQAKDAGTQKIILDFLNWMLDKGEPMAQQLTYAPLPQEVATKVRATVKEIR; from the coding sequence ATGATGATTCGACGCCTCACGTTCGTCTTGTGTATGACCCTCCTGGTTTGCTCTTGGACAGTTGCGCAAACCACGCTGAACGGAGCAGGAGCGACTTTTCCCAATCCCATCTATTCCAAGTGGTTCAGTGAATATCACAATGAGCATCCGGATGTTCAGATTAACTATCAACCCATCGGCAGCGGCGGCGGCATTCGCCAGGTGCTGGCCGGAACTGTGGACTTCGGCGCCTCCGATGGCCCGATGACAGATGAGCAACTGTCTCAAGCCAAAACCAAGATCTACCATATTCCTACCGTCCTTGGCGCGGTGGTCCCCATCTACAATTTGGCGGGTGTGACCACGGACCTGAAGTTTACCCCTGATATTTTGGCTGGCATCTTCCTCGGCAAGATAACCGCCTGGAACGACCCGGCAATTGCCAAGATCAACCCAGGTGTCAAATTTCCCAATGAGGCCATTCTCGTGGTGCATCGCTCCGAGGGTAGCGGGACCACCTATTGTTTTACAGACTATCTCTCCAAAGTCAGTCCAGAGTGGAACAGCGGACCCGGCAAGGGTGCTGCACCTAAGTGGCCCGTAGGCTTGGGCGCAAAGGGCAGTGAGGGCGTCGCCGGTATGGTGCGGCAGAGTGAAGGCGCCATCGGTTATGTCGAGTTGATTTATGCCGTACAAAACAATATTGCCTATGGCAGCGTAAAGAACGCTGCGGGCAGTTTTGTGAAAGGCAGCCTCGAAGGAGTAACCACTGCTGCTGCGTCTGTTAAGAACATGCCAGCCGATTTTCGTGTCTCCATCACCAACGCACCCGGCAAAAATGCTTATCCTATCTCCACCTTCACTTGGCTTCTGATCCCTGCGCAGGCCAAAGACGCCGGCACGCAGAAGATCATTCTGGACTTTCTCAATTGGATGC